Genomic window (Tripterygium wilfordii isolate XIE 37 chromosome 11, ASM1340144v1, whole genome shotgun sequence):
TCGCGAGAAAATGAAGATCAATTGCAATGTGGTTCATTCTGGAATGCATGATTGGATTGTGACAGAGATTGGTATCAACTAGGTTATCACAACGAAAGAATTGCAGTAGATAGCAAAGAAATGTGAAGTTCGTGAAGAAGATTGGATATCAAAATCACTTCAAAATTTGTAGACAAAAGAGAACGATATTCAACTTTAGTTAAGGAGCAAGCTATCGCTCATTATTTGCGAGATCCCTAGAAACTATGATTGTCACTGAAAAAGATGATATTAGAGGAGACAGAGGATATGTCATCAAGATTTCTGACTCAATCTGAATCTGAGAAGACATGAAAACGAAGAGAGTAATTGCGCGGAAGAAAAACACCGTGGCTACGAGTGCCTTTTCATATTTTGCTAAACAAGTAAATAGATAACAACGAAAGCGGAATTATGAATAAAGAGAGAGCAATCAGTTTTAGAATTgacaaaatcaaattgaattaaatgtatatatTAGAACGAGACAAAAATCAATTCCATAACCTCCTATACTCTCCTATATTTTCATGCTCTTGGAGCTTGGTTGAGATGGTTGATGGATTTGCGAAGTAGACAGAGAAGTTTGGGGAATTGCTGGTTGATGAAACCTGAGGGTATTTTCATAACAATTGTTTCTGTGAAGGTAGCATTAAAGAACGCATTATTAATGTTAAGTTGCTTGAGAGGCCAGTGATGCATAATCACAATGGAGAGAATGAGATGAATTATGGTTGGTTTAACGACTGGACTAAAggtttcaatttctcttttatATGAAAATGAGTAAAATTACCTCAGATATGTGTGTTGGATAAATTTATGAACTAGCGTAATGGCCGTTAAACCATATTTTTTGGACAAGCTCATGAAAAATGTATATATTATGACGAGACAAAAATCAATTCCATAACCTCCTATACTCTACTAACTacaaatactatatatatgaAGTTTGCATATTGGTGATGGATTTTGGTAGATATGAAAGAAATTAACCAACTAAGAGAgcaacaatattatttttgtttattatgttattgttttgttACATTAGGATTATATTCAATTACATTAATATCATTTGAGATATTACATAATATCTAAATACAATATTTACACATCCGAGTCACTAGTTGGAATGATAAGGATGGTGTATATTACCCTGATGTCCAAGGTTTCGAATCCCCTccctatttcaaaaaataaataagataattaaattctattacaaataaaaaaataaaaatatagaaatgaataatcaaatatcaataaCTTAGAGCATTTTTGATAATACTATATTCCTTtcccaagattgttagtcaacttaatatgaaatcaatgcggaaaataaacaaataagaacaccacaaatttaatgATGAAACCCAGACTGGGAAAAAACCTCGGGTCTATAAGCGACCATTCTatcaaagcaatccactatgtgaagaaaagcttacaatctatcgttacctacgactcgatcatacaacttgactcagcgtatgctttaaccccaaatcaacacaccaatgatttgcaattgctcttggcgCCTCCAAGACTCTTTGTACTCAAGTACGATCCACGTAACTTCTGAGGTAGCCTGCGTAGGTTACTTCGAAATAgtgcagtcttgctcttcttcttcctcctcttatAGATCAGTtagagaaatcaacagagcaacactcaaacacgaaactcacGCTCTCTCATAATGAATACAGACATGAATCACTCATCAGAACATCTaagagagtggaaaaacaaaacaaacaaaaacatactCGAAGCACAAATTATTTCTCTCaaggtttttctctctcaaagcttcgatgTCCTTCATTCCATGTggatgtgctttatatagacaccatgaaccacttctgataatctcagatgttgatcAGGTGTTTATCTTGAAAATAATTGCTacacatgattaagataaaaaccaacacacataaatccaattaatagacattagttcttatccaataactaacaaacaaggagtccatatcaacttTAATTAATccacaaggagtccatatcaatCTTTAGtactttgttcctatcacatctcttgtattagataatatccagatcaattttatctaaataaaaacgtgttccaaatcaatacagagatagagttcaagcaaaacaaaaactgtAGTGTTCAAGTAAACACAAACTGTAGATTCAGATCTGGTAACCTCTGAAGCTAAGCTTACATCAAGATTATACGATACAAGTGTCGTCATAtcttatcatacaagtgtcatatcagtgtaggatttttaatcccaacaattTTCAATGGGTAGTCAAATGGAGATGCAAATTCAATAACTATCATTTTGCATCCCAACCCAAACAATTCTCTCCAACGGGGGCATCAAATGAAAAACCACATTTGATGTTCTCCACTTTTAGATGCAAATTTACATCTAGTGGAGAGAGCAATCACGAGATGTAAAAATTGGATGGCAAAGGTACAAGAGCCGTTAACGGCGGGTGCGAAGGCATCTTGTGCTTTTTCAAACTTCATGAGATGCTCTTTGCTTCTTTGGACTTCGTCGATCCGCTTTTGCTTCTTCGGACTTCATCGATTTTGTGTAGTTTGATTTAAGACTGCTCTATACTTGTGCTTCTTCGGACTACTCTCTGCTTCATTAATTAGATTATTATGATAATATTCCTtaacaaaaattttttttatctaaacGGATCCTAGATATCTAGCCCATTTTATAATTTCATTTATAAAATTTGTTAATATCGAAGAAGGGCTTCGTTATAGTGGACTAatttaaatgaattttttaaaatggtTTTGGTATTTTGGGTTGGAGTTGGTGATTTTTGAGAAATCAAATAAGATATCGACATATCATAATAGTAATGAAATGGGAGATACCGTAAGAGTGTATTTGAATTGAGAGATATTGTAAGAGTGTGTTTctattgagggatttggagagaatggaaaaagtttctTACAACTCCTTGTTtggataatttaaaaaaattaaatggagGGATTCGAGAAGGATTaaagggaagatttcattaaacttTTGTCAAAATACTAACTCTCAAAATGGGATGGGGTAAATTTACAAGGAAAAAATGACtgattaagttatttataagttaaaaatatattttacccttgtacatcaTAATTAAACATAAGAATAAATtagcaaaataaaatcaattttattttcatttcttttttatatatccAACATGagagtggaaaaaaaatattttctcctCAATTTCCTTTCCTCTAAATCCCTCATCCAAGCACGCACTATTCAGCAGGACAAAAATGACATAAGGAATGACGAATAGCCCATTACCTGGCAGCCTGGAGTCAAAGTCAAGACATAGTTCCTAGAAGCTAGATCTTACTGATGCACTGGATAAGGCCATTGGAGACGCTCACTAGTCACTTGCAGATATAAGACACCCAATAGTCACTCCATAGTTCCTATTGGAAAAGAATTTGTTGGAATTATTCCAATAATTTCacctcatctccaccattgaatgtattagatgtagtgttgtcaaatcaatatATGGTGGAGATGGGGTgaaattgttggaataattccagccccctGTCCCGTTCCTACTTCCTACTGATGCAATAATCAAAATACTGGTGGGAGAAAGCCGAGTACAAATTGCCACACTCTCCGCAGCCTCTAATCGCCGCCTCTCTCCGCCGAATAGCGTACCAAGAACAATTAAGAGATGGCAGAGGAGCACAGAATTGCTGTTCCCAGAGTAAAATTGGGGAATCAGGGACTCCAGGTAAAAAACCCATTTTGGTTTTCTTGATGATTTCAACCCATAAATGCTTCAGGAAGTTCtgtattttacttattttgggGCAATGTTCGACCTGCTGCTTTGTGTTTTAGGTATTATCTgaaatattattgttttaaaaatgataatgtCACTGGTTACTCGTGTTCAATGAATTCTCTATATGTAATCTGATTCAGTGATTAGAATTAGAGGGCTTAATTTGTGTTGTTACTTCTCATTACATTGCTTGTAGGTATCTAAGTTGGGTTTTGGCTGTATGGGTCTCACTGGAGTCTACAATGATCCTCTACCTGAGGAAATTGGCATATCGGTCATCAAGCACGCATTCCATAAGGGGATTACGTTCTTTGATACATCAGATGTATATGGGGCTGATCATGCTAATGAAATTTTAGTTGGAAAGGTAAAACTATCTTGTTTCTTGAATTATGTGGTGCTTAGTCTCCGACGTTGAAATCTGAGAATATCATAAAACCTATTAGTATTGTACTTTAGATTATGATCTTACAAGCATTTTGAAATTGATTGAGTTTGGTAAAATTATCTTGTACTGACTGCCTAActtacaaggaaaaaaatttcttctaaTTGTTAAAAGTTAGTGTGTTCCCAGTTGTTTACCTGTTGCTTTGAGTATTCTACTGTGAATGGCTAAAGGGGAACGTTAGCGAGGCAAAACTTGGACTTTCAAGGATTTTATTccctgttttttattttttatttttctaatgaaGCAGTATTTAGTTCTGTAAAATGTTGATAAACAGAAATTTCAACAAGTATTTTGTGTTGTGTTGTATTGTTTGCTTGTAGATAGAACCTTAGTTCATGCCTTCCGTAAAGATACAAGGATTCGCATTATTCAACCGAGGGTGTTCCTATATGTAAAGCTTTTATTCATGAAAATGTTTCTGCTTAGTTGAATTTCACTTTCTTTTATTCTTCTGTTCTCTTTAGATTTTCCTTTGCAGTCaaatttcatgtttgtatgtgtaGATCTTGTGTGGGGATAAGAACACACGTTAAGATGTATCCAAGTAATCACAGTTCTCTTCCTCCACGCCCGTTTTTTCATGCAAAAAAACTTAGATCAGAGTTATAGTGCATGATTTTATTGTTTATAATTTCTTCTACCTGCTTCAGTTCCGttttaatttcatccatttttggaaaatttgctTTGCTTATGGTTTGTACTCAGCTCCCACAGAgttccattttaatttttagtgaAATCTTTCAGGCACTAAAGCAGTTGCCTCGAGAAAAGATCCAATTGGCCACAAAGTTTGGAATAATCAAAGACGAATCTGGTAATATGGGGGTAAAAGGAACTCCTGAGTATGTCCGTTCATCTTGTCTAGCTAGCCTTCAGCGGCTAGATACGGACTATATCGATCTCTACTATGCACATCGAATTGACAGATCTATACCCATAGAGGACACTGTAAGTGCTTCATTTCCGTGGTGTTCTTTATATTTCTAGTAGGTGTAGGTATCCATTAGCTTTTAAGTAATTCATAGATTCTATTCAACCCAAGTCATTTTTTGGATTTGGTACGAATAGCTACTCTAGATCGTAACCaaggttttcttttgtttctttctcttaGATGGCGGAACTAAAGAAGTTGgttgaagaacaaaaaataaaatacattgGGCTATCTGAAGCTAGTCCAGACACAATAAGAAGAGCACATGTTGTTCACCCCATCGCCGCTCTACAGATGGAATGGTCACTGTGGACTCGTGAAATTGAGGAAGATATAGTCCCTCTGTGCAGGTTCCTCAATACTGTCCCTAGATTTCTTTTGGAAGATCCTATCTAGAGTTTTTCCATGCTTCCAAGTTAATTCTGGAAGTAAAATATATTAGTAATTTGAAATTATTGCAATTCTAGTATATCAACATATTTTTCCCTCCACTCCAGTTCGGATGagtatttatctttttttttcctgtggtACGCCTCCAGAGCATATGTTGagtgattttcatttttataatgTGCAGGGAACTTGGAATCGGAATAGTCCCATACAGTCCTCTAGGACGTGGAATTTTTGGTGGGAAAGCAGTTGTTGAAAGTGTGCCAGAAAATAGTTTTCTGGTAGAGAACAGATCAGTTTTTGGCGTTTTTAATTGTGATTTATGATGATGCCATGATGACTATAGgttttatcaaaaaattgaaatatgtattatttaatattttcattttattcctTATATTAGTTAATGTCACCATTTATTTCTTATGTTAGGTATCACTTCCACGGTTTCAAGGAGAGAACTTGGAAAAAAACAAGATACTGTATAATCGTCTGGAAAAGCTGGCTGAGAAGCACGGGTGCTCCCCTGCACAACTTGCACTTGCGTGGGTTTTTCATCAAGGGGACGATGTAGCACCTATCCCTGGTAAGTGACTCCTTTCTGTTCCCATTTACCTGCAGTTAAGTCGTGATGTATATCTCGGCTTTGATTGCGGCTCTCAGCtataatgataataaaaaaaatggcttatgcaaaaaaaaaagaaaaggaatgatGTATATGCATATCCCATTCCTTTTGATGGGGTGAAGAATATGAACTTTCCGATAAATGTGTAACCTCTGCATCAGCATCTACAAATACAATTATGATATTGTAATTGTTATTTGCTGTTTGTGAAAATAACAAGCAAGGTGTTGCTATAGATTATCCTGAATATATGTACCTGTAATGTATacttttcagatttgttgttgttgaaCATTTTTTGACCCtcgcttctctctttcttgctgTCTAGGGACAACTAAAGTTAAAAATCTTGACAATAATATTGGTTCCTTGAACGTGAAGCTGACAAAAGAAGATTTGAATGAAATCTGTGATGTTATACCCATCGAAGAGGTGGCAGGGCCAAGAGTACATGAGAAACTTTATCGCCACTCATGGAAGTTTGCTGATACCCCAGCAAAAGACAAGAAGACAGCAACTTAAAATGATCGATCTTGCAGTTTATGCTTCATGACTTTCCCCTTTATTTATGCCTCTTTCCTACTAAAGCTTGATGTGATCCAATGAAGCTTTGTCGAAGTTATGCTTAGAGAAGCTTTTGTTTGGGCAGACCTGCTGCTAAATGTTATCTTTTCTCTGATGAACTAAAATGTTGTGTCTTTAACTTGACAAGAGAACTAACTACATTCTATGTTGTTGATGTGGAACTTATGTCTGTATTGAATTAGAAAACAAGCTGGGAATATGAATGCTGCTTCTTATAAGGTCTTGTTACTAAGTCTCAGTTTAATCACTGCAttcattaatttttaattagaGGAAGTCTTTAAGTCACGAAAAATGTTAACAATGTAATTATGATTTCAGGTTGTTCGTGAGCGATGATTCATGAATATAACCTTTTCTTTAAGTGACCGAATGAGAATTTCCTATTATTGTCATGAGTAATATCTCACATCTCACTAGCATAACCCAATTGAGTGATATATAAGTAGAGATATTATGCCTTTTACATAAGTACATGTTTTCTTGTCTAAGAATTAATGACGTCGGTCTATAAAGAAGAAATTTGTGGGCATCTGTGACTCAGAACAAACGATATCTTTGATACGACTTTGAATTTTCTAATATGGTATCAAAGCAAAGATTTGTTCATGGAATGATGAAACAAGGTAGCCACTCTCTCTAACAAGTTCGCTTGTCATGTTTAGTATATATAGACCCGTATGTATACTAAATAACATAAAAGACTCCCCTAAAATTCCGAAGGCGCTACCCCCCAGATTTCCACTTAATTTTGCCCACAATGACATAAAATCATTTGTTCGCCTCTGCAACCATCCTTATATTTTGTCATGGCTTGGCCCCTAGTTATTGACCGGAATAGTTTGTTGTGGATAAATGCCACTAattgataaatatatttttttagccACAAAAGTAGAAATACTTAATATAGAGACCATTAAACCCTAATTCTACCCTTTTGGTTCTAAATGGTCCAAAGGGTAGGCCCGACctaagtttcaaaattgaggCCCATTGTAATTGACGCGCTAGATCTCTTGTGCAACCAAAGCAAGGGCTTTAACAAGACGGTATCATTTTTGGTAAACTTTACTCATATCCGAATGTTTACGAAAGACACCCCTTGTCAAGCGCATCCATTAGAATGTAAGATTTTTATAAACACACTAAAAGTACATAAAATGTGAAACATTTTACAAATGCACCCCAAGGCATAAAAACAGAGGAAAAGACCGGGATAGAGGGCAtgtcaaatgtacaaaaaatcTACCAGCCAAAACACAAGGATTTCTACAACAATAATCTTGGCTTGCTCAACAAAACTTGTTGCATCTGCTGTAGGATTAGCTAGTGGTGGCTCAGGAGAATTATGTCCATCTTGTAACTTCTACCTGAATAATGGAATGAATGATTCCGTTATAAAATCCATCAATCTTAACGCAAAAACCTAGATTAAGACCCATGAATCACTAATGAACAAAATGCAGAACCTGCCTACACTGTAGCCAAAACCACAAGTAGATAACAATTCATATTTTCAACGAATCACTTGACTAACGAATGACTCATAAACCCTTAAT
Coding sequences:
- the LOC120009754 gene encoding perakine reductase-like; translation: MAEEHRIAVPRVKLGNQGLQVSKLGFGCMGLTGVYNDPLPEEIGISVIKHAFHKGITFFDTSDVYGADHANEILVGKALKQLPREKIQLATKFGIIKDESGNMGVKGTPEYVRSSCLASLQRLDTDYIDLYYAHRIDRSIPIEDTMAELKKLVEEQKIKYIGLSEASPDTIRRAHVVHPIAALQMEWSLWTREIEEDIVPLCRELGIGIVPYSPLGRGIFGGKAVVESVPENSFLVSLPRFQGENLEKNKILYNRLEKLAEKHGCSPAQLALAWVFHQGDDVAPIPGTTKVKNLDNNIGSLNVKLTKEDLNEICDVIPIEEVAGPRVHEKLYRHSWKFADTPAKDKKTAT